The Schistocerca piceifrons isolate TAMUIC-IGC-003096 chromosome 11, iqSchPice1.1, whole genome shotgun sequence genome includes the window ggtcccacaactgaaataaacatcAAAGTAGATTGCAAAAAAGTTAATTATGCAGTGCTGTCAAAACTGTATGGAAGACTCTTTCTATGATGTACTACAGGGAGTACATCAACACAACTTTGGTtacatttgaaaattctcaaaaggTCCTAATGTTCTTGCCCTTCTAGCAGTGGGCTTGCAATGTCACAGGGCCATttcttaatgtacaaaatattcataTCTTTCATGTAGGATTTgagtatttttgtttgaaattagccTTTGCTTCATTATCTCTAATGCCCTGACAAAATCGTTTCCTGTTAATTTGGGAAGTCATTTTGCTTAATTATCTTCTAGGaaccagtgaaatgtttttgaaatgctCTTCTGAAATAACTTTCTCTGCTTCCCTTGTTCAAGCACATGGCTTTCTTTAAATTGTTCAATGGCTTCTACTGACCTCATAATTGCCCTGTATGATGGAATGTACACCTATGTCCTTTCAGAGGTACTGAGAAAATACTAATCTCCAAAAAAACATGAGAAAGCAGGGCATTGTTGCACAGAAACTTGAGGCTTCATAGTGTTTTCTGCACGCTGTTGAACTCTTCTCTCATGCTTCATTTTTACTCATCtcatttgaacatctgttaaaatttattcacagtgaCGTTTCCAAACTTCTGATAATGCTACATTTgaatctaaattatttttaatttactatacatgcaaaagataaaaaattttccatGTTGCTAGATTTCTTGTTTTCAGATTCTTATAGTGTATTGAAAAGCAATCATTTTCCTATGGTCAATAAACACTTTTCCCAAAAACTATATAGTTATAATTTTTATCTACAGTGTTCAAATACTAAAATCAAGTTATTTTCACAATCCATTAAAATAGGTTTGGAGGcttcatttttctgtttattaaatgCATACTTCTATTTAACTATCCAAGTTTAAAGCATACTTTCTCTAAACTTTCTGGTGTATTTTCAGAATCAGTATCTTTGGACCCCCcatgaccatggaccttgccgctggtggggaggcttgtgtgcctcagcgatacagatggccgtaccgtaggtacaatcacaatggaggggtatctgctgagaggccagacaaacatgtggttcctgaagaggggctacagccttttcagtagttgcaggggcaacagtctttatgattgactgatctggccttgtaacaataaccaaaacggccttgctgtgctggtactgcgaacggctgaaagcaaggggaacctacggccgtaatttttcccgagggcatgcagctttactgtatgattaaatgatgttccggaggtaaaatagtcccccattcggatctccgggcggggactactcaagaggatgtcgttatcaggagaaagaaaactggcgttctacggatcggaactactgacggccttgcgagagccagtcctgacaaaactctaccatctggtgagcaggatgtatgaaacaggcgaaataccctcagacttcaaaaagaatataataattccaatcccaaagaaagcaggtactgacagatgtgagaattaccagacaatcagtttaataagccacagctgcaaaatactaacacgaattctttacagatgaatggaaaaactagtagaagccgacctcggggaagatcagtttggattcagtagaaatactggaacacgtgaggcaatactgaccttacgacttatcttagaagaaagattaaggaaaggcaaacctatgtttctagcatttgtagacttagagaaagcttttgacaatgttgactggaatactctctttcaaattctaaaggtggcaggggtaaaatacagggagcgaaaggctatttacaatttgtacagaaaccggatggcagttataagagtcgagggacatgaaagggaagcagtggttgggaagggagtaagacagggttgtagcctctccccgatgttattcaatctgtatattgagcaagcagtaaaggaaacaaaagaaaaattcagagtaggtattaaaatccatggagaagaaataaaaactttgaggttcgcagatgacattgtaattctgtcagagacagcaaaggacttggaagagcagttgaacggaatggatggtgtcttgaagggaggatataagatgaacatcaacaaaagcaaaatgaggataatggaatgtagtcgaattatgtcaggtgatgttgagggaattagattaggaaatgagacacttaaagtagtagaggagttttgctatttggggagcaaaataactgatgatggttgaagtagagagtatataaaatgtagactggcaatgacaaggaaagcgtttctgaataagagaaatttgttaacatcgagtatagatttaagtgacaggaagtcgtttctgaaagtatttctatggagtgcagccatgtatgaagtgaaacatggacgataaatagtttggacaagaagagagtagaagcttatgaaatgtggtgctatggaagaatgctgaagattagatgggcagatcacataactaatgaggaggtactgaataggattgaggagaagaggagtttgtggcacaacttgaccagaagaagggatcggttggtaggacatgttctgaggcatcaagggatcaccaatttagtattggagggcagcgtggagggtaaaaatcatagagggagacatagagatgaatacactaagcagattcagaaggatgtaggctgcagtaggtactgggagatgaggaagcctgcacaggatagagtagcatggagagctgcatcaaaccagtctcaggactgaagaccaaaacaacaacaacatccgaaaAGACAGATACATATAGACAAAGTCAGGTAAAACATAGTCCAAGAGGATATAGCTGAAATTGtgccagatttttaatttttatataaaagcaTTAATTACTTTGATTTGCATGTTTAAGCAGTTTTGTTGCGTGCTTTAACACTTTTGTTACAGTTTCTAGGTGCTGTTGTAATTCTTTCAGTCACTATGGTTTGCACTGGAATATtgtctgaagagcagttacatgccTCACTGTGTCTTTGCTTTCCCCTTTACCCATATAGATACTTCCTAAGTTATCAGATATACCCAACTAATCATTAGCATTCTTCTGTGAGACTGTATTTCAAAAGTGTTCTATTCTTCTCTGCACTGTCAGTGTTTCCCTAGTACAAAATTCCacactccaaataaatttcttcaggAGATCCTGACACTTAAAATTTTGATTTTGCCACAAGTTTTACAGAGAAACTTCTACAGCTATTGGCAGTCTGCACTTTGTTCTCTTTGCTTTGGCCATACCCACTGACCAAATAACTGTGGCAGTGCATAGACTAGATTAAGAAATAAACTCTACAGCATTGCTTGCTTTAAGTTCATTTATATTACCTTCAAATTAGTTTTTTTTATATTGAACTGCTAGTAGAGGGATTTAATACTGCCAGTGTTTTAACTTTCTAGGCTGTTGCCAACATTATAAGCAAAATAAACTGCTTTACCATGTGCTTTAGGTTAGGATTTTCTTAAGTAAATGTTTGCTGTGGAGGTTTTGTAGGCATCAGTCCTCACTTTTCATCTATTGACTGACCAAAGATGACCACAATGTGGTAAAAATGAAAGTCTCCAAATTCTCCtataaattttgcaaaaaaaaaaaaaaaaaaaaaaaaaaaaaggaaaaaaaatcgtcatcagaattttcatttttccattacattaTATTTTTGTGCAAAACTGAAAATATCCAAAATATCTGTGTCAGTGTAATAACCATGGTAAGTTTGCCAGGCAACTGCATGAAAATTATATTCTAGGCTATAAAATTGCCTCTGCTTCATAGATTAGGCTGCCGGTATGTTGTGAGACACCAGTCCTCTATTTACTGTTGTCAGTCATCAGTAATTCAGTAGGCTTAGATTCTGTTCAAAATGTGTGCTCAGCTGATGGACTTCTTTTCAGGATCGCAACAGTGAAAACTCACCAGTAACAgtattacaaataaatttaaagtgctgttgcagtttttttctccACCTATTGGTGTTGTTTAGTCAATTTATGGATAATCCATTAAAACTTTTCAAATTGAACTGCTGATGTTACATTATCACACCAATGCCCAATGCAATACTCATTTCGGTATTACTAAATCATTGCTCAAACAATGgcaatatttttttcattagtaACAGTAGTACTTGGGCATTTAAGAATTAGAACAATGAGAAATCATTAATCTCCTTTGAATTTGTTTTAACATTTGTAGTTGATGTAGGGGGTTGCTTGTTCACCAAATGCATGTCCAAACTGAGCTTCATTGTTCAGGCATTAATGAtttaaaaattgtagaaaatagTCCTGAATTGTTTAGGTAATTTTTGGTGTATGTTACCTTTAAATGATAATCCAAATGTTGGAGCAAATCAGGACAGAGCAGTAAGctcaaaaaacattaaaaacactggTTTACATTTCTCTGTGTCATTAGAATACTGGATTATTGACTAACAGCTTAGTTGTTATAGTCAAAACATATGAAGTGGGAAAGGGAATGGAGGTGTATTTGAATAACCATTATACAACCTTCACTGGGTGTAGTGAGAAAACCGTACTTCAGGATATTTCCCACAGCCTAGTTCATATAACCATGTAGAAAGCCTTAGTATAGTCAAAATTCAGTGCAAGACAGGATAATAAATTTGGAACTTTGACTGCTGTTGAATGGTATGGAATCAGTATTGAGTGACCTTGTAATCCACCCACATCCTTCAGTTTACTTTGATACTGACTATGATTAAGCTTACCTAGTTATCAGAAAGGCATAGATTccaaagaaaacaaactgaaatgtgaagatTAGTTCTACACTTCTCCACAAGTGGATACTATCTTAATAAATGGAAACActcataattacaaataaattttgaaTAGTTGAATTAGTTATTAAAGAAACTGCAGTTAAATGAAACTTCAGTTATACAAAGAAATAAGGTTGCCAGTCCTAAAATTGATGACTACTGAAACCACTTACATTTGATTAAAGTTGAGTGTACATAAAAATTAGTAATATGGGTATAGACAAAAAGTCATGGCTCACAGGAAGTCATTAGAAAAATTGGAGTACATAATGAGCACTCAAGATTAAGCTCTTTGAGATCAAAACTGAATTACTGCATTGTGGCATAATTATAAGTGTATTGTTAAAGTTATCTTAACTGTTATTCCTTTTGGAAAATGAACCattcaaaatacttaaaattcagTGTTGGAAACATAGATATCAATCTATATGTGCAGACAGgacagacaaatgaaaatttttacccaCACCTGCCGCTCACTACGCGGATGCACCAACCACTACACTACACCACACTGgtgcagtggctttgcacaactgcagactaccctagcacatgTCTCCTCAATCGACATTCCTGTTCACACCTCAGCCCACATGGTATTCCCCCCAAACTTGACCAACATTGCACAGGTTCTCCAAAtgtattggaatagcatctcagTATTGGACAAGGTGTGAATAGAAAACTGGATTGAAGGAGTCGGGCTAAGATAGTTTGTGCAGGTGTCCAAAGACACTGTGCAAGGATGGTGTAGTGGTAGTGCATCCGCATAGTGAAGCAGTGAGGAGAACTGGGCTCAAATCTTGGCCtctctacaaattttcatttgccactTCAGTCTGTGTGCATGCatcgtagatgtttgagactttgAAAGGTCAAGGTACCATTAGTGTAATTTGATAATGACAGCTGATGACAAATCATTAGAATACAAAGACACTGATATTCACATTTATCGAGACACATAAAAATCGTTAGTACGTTTGGCTGAGAGTTAAAGTAAACTCTTCTTCCACATTCAATATTTTTGGCAATTACCAAATGTTCCTTACAAAAGTTAGTAAAATCGATTGCAGTAAaatatttgcatagggaatttgattaataaacaagaaattgtttCTCAACTTACCATAACTGCCAGAGAGTAAGGCTAAGTTTCTCTCAAACTGAAGTTTCTGGAGCTCATGTGATTATCAGTGTTAAGGAGAACAGAATGTTGACCCTGGTTGTGGTAAGTTACATGGATCAGTAGCAACTGTAGAAGAATCATTAAGTATGTACAACTGTTTTGTCCAAAAACCTCCCCAGAGGATAGAAAGTCTTTCACAGAACTGAGTCTGAGATGGCCCAGCATTACTGTGAAGCTCGTGGCATCGTGTATTAGCTCAGCACAGTAATGTTAACTGTGGCTGCTCTTCCAGTTGTGAATTATTCTAGGCATACTTTGGCCAAACTATACTGGTACTTCAAAGTTCTGTTGAAGCCTCTTAATAAATTAACATTGTTCTGTGACCCAGCAGAATTATATTGGCTCTCTCATCCACAAAGTGTTACTGCTCTAGGTCTCCATGCTGGAGGCATACTTACTGCCACCCTGTGTCACTTGCAGCTAGTTGGCATCTACAGGCTGTTTAGAAATTAAGTGCGAGAAGAACTGTAGGAATTGTTAAGTGTTGAGCTGCACTCACATTCTCCACAAGAAAAGGTGGTTAACAGTCACATAAGTTTAGAATTGCAAGGTAACAACAAAGTCAAATATGAACACACTGGAGCCTATACTGTTCACCTGTGCAGACATCCTCGATAGCCAGGACCACCTTAGAAAagtggctgataagttggcggtgaAAGTAGGCTATTGTCAATGGACtcatttccatgaaacaaaaagGCAGTGGTACAGCTACTGTCATTTTGTTTCTCATATTTTAATGGTACTCACTATAACATAATTCTACTATTACAGGTAAGAATTTTGTGCAGACATACTTGATTTACCTTGTACTTACATTTAAACCTGTGAGTAGCTGAAAAGTAAATTAATGTGTAAGCATTGTTGATATCAGGGGAAAATGGATTGTTCCTCTACTTGGATTTTTACATTGAATTAGTGCTTGTTTCTATTTGTATGAATTGTGTAGACAATTTAGTGTTATGCTAAGAACATGACAGTTTTAATTTTCTCCCAAGGTAAGATTTACACAACAGTAAACATTGGATTATATATGCTGTTTGCAGTGAGTTGGGGGAAGAAAATTTTGTATCTTGTCCACTCATCGCAGTAATGTTACCCAAAACGTGTGATGAAGCAGCATCAACTGTTGACTTCAGGATGCTGAGTATGATGTATGttaagggtggtaggacgtcaaataGGCCGACTTTGGCCTGAGAGTcaacataggacattttaatttccagtgtctataatattacaaataaattaataaaactttgtcagcaacaccaggaaggattcaggattcatacactttgcagtggaagctcaaaaacttaacaaaataatttatttctaaaaacaaagatgatgagacttatcaaacaaaagcactggcaggtcaatagacacacaaacaaacacaaacatacacacaaaattctagctttcgcaaccaatggttgcttcatcaggaaagagggaaggagggggaaagacgaaaggatgtgggttttaagggagagggtaaggagtcattccaatcccgggagcggaaagacttaccttagggggaaaaaaggacgggtatacacttgcacacacacacacatatccatccgcacatacacagacacaagcagacatttgtaaaggcaaagagtttgggcagagatgtcagtcgaggcggaagtaaagaggcaaagatgttgttgaaagacaggtgaggtatgagcggcggcaacttgaaattagcggaggttgaggcctggtggataacgagaagagaggatatactgaagggcaagttcccatctccagagttctgacaggttggtgttagtgggaagtatccagataacccggacggtgtaacactgtgccacgatgtgctggccgtgcaccaaggcatgtttagccacagggtgatcctcattaccaacaaacactgtctgcctgtgtccattcatgcaaatggacagtttgttgctggtcattcccacatagaaagcttcacagtgtaggcaggtcatttggtaaatcacatgggtgctttcacatgtggctctgcctttgatcgtgtacaccttccaggttacaggactggagtaggtggtcgtgggagggtgcacgggccaggttttacactgggggcagttacaaggataggagccagagggtagggaaggtggtttggggatttcatagggatgaactaagaggttacgaaggttaggtggatggcggaaagacactcttggtggagtggggaggatttcgtgaaggatggatctcatttcagggcaggatttgaggaagtcgtatccctgctggagagccacattcagagtctgatccagtcccggaaaatatcctgtcacaactggggcacttttgtggttcttctgtgggaggttctgggtttgaggagatgaggaagtggctctggttatttgcttctgtaccaggttgggagggtagttgcgggatgcgaaagctgctttcaggttgttggtgtaatggttcaaggattctggactggagcagattcatttgccatgaagacctaggctgtagggaagggaccgtttgatgtggaatgggtggcagctgtcataatgggggtactgttgcttgttggtgggtttgatgtggacggacgtgtgaagctggccattggacagatggaggtcaacgtcaaggaaagtggcatgggatttggagtaagaccaggtgaatctgatggaaccaaaggagttgaggttggagaggaaattctggagttcttcttcactgtgagtccagatcatgaagatgtcatcaattaatctgtaccaaactttgggttggcaggcctggctaactaagaaggcttcctctaaacaACCCATGAATAGTTGTTGAGTGTCGTATCTCAGTTCTAAAGGTATATCTAATTTATTTGTGGACATGCATTTATATCATATGCACCGTATTCTGTGAATTTATGATCTGCATTTAACCGTGTGCAACTACATACTTGTTTCAATGTTCTGAAAACACAGCAATGGATAGGAATCTGCTAGAAATTGCTACAGCAATGATAGCAATCGCTGCACTGGAAGTGGAAAAGAAGGACAGAAGAGGCAGAAAAAGAGGTTGTTGGGCTCGACATTGGCTGCAGAGACGTGAAGAAGGGAGGGGTATATACAACATGCGATGAACAAAATGGAACCAGAGGACCCCAATGAATTCTGCAATTTTGTAGGCATGGACAAGTCATGTTATGACAAATTGCTGTCGTTCATCAGTGATAACATTTGTCACAAAGACACCGTCATGAAGGAATCAATTTCTCCTAGTTGAAGGTAAGATTGTATGTACTGCAATATACCATATTGTTAGGattacaatttttgtgtgtgtactGTCTGTATTTACTTTGTGGTGATTTCTTCAACAATACTGCAAGTGCGTTGTCATTTAGAGTCTGAGAATACCAACAAAGTTTCGTTCATTGGTAGGGTACAATCAGTGGCACTGTAAACATAACTGGAAAAGTGTATTTGAATGCATACCAGTTGCACATATTAACTTTTACTAAGACCAAATGGAATGTTTATGTGCCCTTCCACTACATCATTAAGCTGCTGAAGAGCacttttatgctaaattatttacgGTTTACACAGAAAAATCACAGTAATCTAGCACTGTTAGTATTATTTTTGGCCACTTATTTGTAATTCAAATGCATTATATCCTGTAGCAGTTATGTTTTCCAGATTTCACTGTATTCAGGCAACTTTGCACATTGATGTATACAGCGGGATTTTGAGAGGTAATTTAGATTGCATTTGTTCCTTTAATATTTGATTACTCCTAACTGCAGTATCGTTATATAATTTGTATATATATCACTATTCATTCTGCAACCATCAATGTAAATAAGTCTTCTGGATAACCCTGTAACAGCTCAATTTGGCTTTTGAAAAGGCTTCTCTACTGAAGATGCAATAATCTCATAAATTGTTGTAAAACTAACTAAAAAATCTAATAGGCATTTTTTGTGATCTTGTATAGGCCTTTGAATGTGTAGATTATAAAATTCTGCTAGGGAAAGTAATATGGTATGGGAGTAGTGGTCTCCCCCACATACTGACAGTCATATATTAACACTGGAAAATGGAGGCTAGTAAATAAAATGGGAATAAGAATAAATTGACAGTGGGAAAATATTAATATGCTGTTCTGCTAAGTTTAGTGCTTAGCTGACACCTGTTCCtggtctacataaacaatttataaGAAACATGTGACTTCAAAATCTCTAATGTCTGCTGATGGCGCTACTGTACTGATAAAATGTCCAAACATATCAATACTAGAgtcaaccagcagaataataaaggcCTACAGCTGGTTCACAGCCACTACCTTTAACCTTAATATGAAATTACAAACATATCAAAATGACTTAACAGGTACCAGAAGTAGTGATTAATAGGGAATTCAGTTTATAAGACTCCAAATGTTAAGTTTGTGGGCATTAGATGGATAATTAACTGAGATGTTACAAGCATGGTGGATACGTAACCATTTTACAAACTGTGCAGTAACAGCGTATTAGGAAATTGCTAATTTAACATCTTGCTGAAGTTTCAAAGACCTAGGGATTCTTACATGCCAATAATAATAACGCCAAATAGTATTTAGTTTGAACTCAGTAATTCACAGCCACAATACTAAAGGTAACAGAGAGGAGTTTTACATTCTAATGTAGTAGCATCTAACAAGTTACCAGTGGACATCAAGCAGGAGACTGAAAATTTGATATATTTAAATATAAAGGAAATGAGTGTTTCTTTAGCCACTCTAAGCTACTTGAATACTGGGACCCCAGAATGTGATTTCTGCATAACAGTAATGTTAGTATTAGGGTGCAACCTTACTTTGCCTGTATATAGACAGCTTATACTGGTTTGTGTGAGGTATTATACAGCAGCAGCTGAGCAATGAAGCAGTTGTCTTTCTCAAAAAAGGTGTTTTATTGTAACATACTTATATAATCTACAAATAATTACCATAACTGAGTAGATTGATGCTAGTCATCATTTTGTTGCTAGTATAGAATATAGAAGCAGCCAGCATATATTGCTTCTGCCTCTTGTACATGTCTTGAGTCAATCAGTATTGGATCTATTGAACTTGATGTgtgaatgaataaaaatttttttacaggCTTGCTGTTACTCTCAGGTTCTTGGCAACAGGGGAAAGTTACAAGAGTTTGTCATTCTTGCACAGAATATTTGTGCCGAGTATTTCACATATTATCATGCAAGTATGCACAGCAATTCGAGATGTACTGAAAGATAAATATTTGAAGGTAAGTGTGTTCTTTAAAGCTATAGTTGAAGTATCGTCCCACCAAAACCAATATCCTCCATCATTACTGTGAAAACAATGTCATCAATATCTCACTGCTGTCACCATTCTGTAGGCTCCGACAACAGAAAGAGAGTGGCAGCTGACTGATGACATGTTTGATGAACTGTGGCAGTTCCCAAATTGCTTAGGTATGTTACTTAATCAAGGAATTTACATTTTGTGTAGTTTATTATAACTGTCTCCAAATAAAATCTACTTAAACAAAATTGACAAATCATCTCTGTTGTTTTATTGACAGGTGCAATGGATGGGAAACATGTTGCGATTGCTGCaccaagatcagctgactcactttattataattacaaaaaatttaatagCATTGTATTACTAGCAATCGTTGATGCTAAGTATTGGTTTTCTCTGATTGACATTGGGTGCAATGGGCGAGTAAGCGATGGAGGAGTCTTTCAGCAATGTAAAATAAGCTCTGCACTAAGGGAAAATTGGTTGCAAGTTCCACAAGAAAAAGTGCTAAAAAACAGCAACATATCTCTTCCACATGTTGTTGTGGCAGATGACGCTTTCAGACTCCAGTCATACAGCATGAAGCCCTATAAAGACTATaaaaatgaaactcacaaaaatgttttcaattaCAGATTATCAAGGGCAAGACGAGTTGTTGAAAATGCCTTTGGTATTCTGAGCAACCTTTTCTGAATATTACTGACAACTATTAAACTTGCTGTAGACAAAGTGGAATTAATTACGGAAACACTttgcattttacatatttttttagatTGATGAAACAGACAGCACATATATGTCAACCAGAGACGTGGAAAACACGGAGTCTTGTACGATGGAGGAAGGGTCATGGCGTGCTGGTGCTCTGTGGGGTAGCACACACCAGCAGAACTGCGAGGCAAGCAAAGGAAGTCTGTGAATACTGTGAATATTTTAATACGAGTGTTTCTGTCCCTTGGCAATGGAGTCAATTAAAAACTTCAATTTTTGTATGGTAATGTATTTTCAAAGTAATAAACACTAAATGCATACAATTCAacaattatcattcattatttaagATTCCATGATAAATTTCAGTATCTTATGTTTTGTGTCtctcacagtcattggatttctTATTCTGGACAACTCTTCAACAATGAAGTGTCCCAAAGCATCATGTGGAGATGGGTCTAATGCCTTTTGGGTCAATTTTGAGTTTAAGTTCTCCAGTACTGTATTTAGTAAGGGATTACTATCACTCTTTCTCATCTTCCGAACTTTTGGTGTAGTGGAATATGCACCAGAAACCACTGGAGTACTAggcacctcaaattcagcactgttgTTAACTACCACC containing:
- the LOC124719871 gene encoding uncharacterized protein LOC124719871, producing the protein MFDELWQFPNCLGAMDGKHVAIAAPRSADSLYYNYKKFNSIVLLAIVDAKYWFSLIDIGCNGRVSDGGVFQQCKISSALRENWLQVPQEKVLKNSNISLPHVVVADDAFRLQSYSMKPYKDYKNETHKNVFNYRLSRARRVVENAFGILSNLF
- the LOC124719872 gene encoding uncharacterized protein LOC124719872 gives rise to the protein MPDNSVIEIIIFYDESSNIDSPPCTPNSERPDITIDNMDVVVVNNSAEFEVPSTPVVSGAYSTTPKVRKMRKSDSNPLLNTVLENLNSKLTQKALDPSPHDALGHFIVEELSRIRNPMTVRDTKHKILKFIMES